A region from the Triticum aestivum cultivar Chinese Spring chromosome 3D, IWGSC CS RefSeq v2.1, whole genome shotgun sequence genome encodes:
- the LOC123076539 gene encoding uncharacterized protein translates to SDSLLHLSLQFSTRAKRRPERKEDWRRRRPRTSPSPAAARYSRVNPAPNLTCVDGKRPRQSATPADPVCKVLGDDNLLIEILLLIGYPTTLVRADLVYKRWLCHASDLAFLCRFRKLHPPRLLGFYVDTGRFCNSSCLVPMLPHPPEFNAIIRSASSILDACSNTH, encoded by the exons AGCGACTCCCTTCTCCACTTGAGTCTCCAGTTCTCCACTCGAGCAAAGCGGCGGCCGGAGAGAAAGGAGGATTGGCGCCGCCGGCGACCCCGCACCTCCCCGTCCCCGGCAGCAGCCAGATATTCGAG GGTCAATCCCGCTCCCAACCTGACGTGTGTGGATGGAAAGAGGCCGCGGCAATCTGCGACGCCGGCTGACCCCGTGTGCAAGGTGCTCggcgacgacaacctactcattgAGATCCTCCTCCTAATCGGCTACCCAACTACCCTCGTCCGCGCTGATCTCGTCTACAAGCGCTGGCTCTGTCACGCCTCCGACCTTGCCTTCCTCTGCCGCTTCCGCAAGCTCCACCCGCCCCGCCTCCTTGGCTTCTATGTCGACACCGGGAGGTTTTGTAACAGCTCATGCCTTGTGCCGATGCTACCGCACCCCCCAGAGTTCAACGCCATCATCCGCTCTGCAAGCTCCATCCTGGATGCCTGCAGTAACACACATTAA